A region of Nitrospinota bacterium DNA encodes the following proteins:
- a CDS encoding SH3 domain-containing protein, with protein MAFSAITFAMAGAAYAETVYIEGKSGKFRSGPGTNYKVLWEAPRYTPVEFLAKFQNWYALRDKDGDVGWVHDQVVAKGKAAVVVAKKADVRKGPGKNNPVVFTVERRYLFKALEEKKDWIKVVDADGDGGWIAKEAVWLSR; from the coding sequence TTGGCGTTTTCAGCCATAACCTTTGCCATGGCTGGCGCCGCCTACGCGGAAACGGTTTACATCGAAGGCAAGTCGGGTAAGTTCCGCTCGGGCCCTGGCACCAATTACAAGGTGCTATGGGAGGCGCCGCGTTACACTCCCGTGGAGTTTCTCGCAAAATTCCAGAACTGGTACGCCCTGCGCGACAAAGACGGCGACGTGGGCTGGGTTCACGACCAGGTGGTGGCCAAAGGCAAGGCCGCCGTGGTGGTGGCCAAGAAAGCCGACGTGAGAAAAGGGCCGGGCAAGAACAATCCCGTGGTTTTCACCGTGGAGCGGAGGTACCTATTCAAGGCGCTGGAAGAAAAGAAAGACTGGATAAAAGTGGTGGACGCCGATGGTGACGGGGGCTGGATAGCTAAAGAAGCCGTTTGGCTTTCCAGGTAA
- a CDS encoding PQQ-binding-like beta-propeller repeat protein yields the protein MAANSVKFLKLWEHTHCRPVDSVSLAGDSGDVVISDNRDRLALINPNGGVVWDHKLDFAPLESRITADGSMIYVLTTQGKLMKITRDAELEWEHFVDRDGKTLAVKAGGQSAVVASHKGRFHVMSAGGERARIVHTQEPVAFARFAPRSGGFFVAGALGWIGYYNSKFDPVSELSLGRTIFDLKVSSRGAGVYLALKEEGFCFVDMAESQLTTVNPGFQVVRIGVDESGALIAAAGFDGELTALNRQGEYLWSAKSARPVVFVEMALDGSRIVTVTDKGVVSCYGAGHGVAVAEPEKPEPKPELKKEPRPAPTPKEKKPGENDFDYLEL from the coding sequence ATGGCCGCAAATTCAGTGAAGTTTCTAAAACTCTGGGAGCATACCCATTGCCGCCCTGTGGACTCTGTGTCACTGGCGGGGGATTCCGGTGACGTGGTGATAAGCGACAACCGCGACCGGCTGGCCCTGATAAACCCAAACGGTGGCGTGGTGTGGGACCACAAGCTGGATTTTGCCCCGCTGGAGAGCAGGATCACCGCCGACGGTTCCATGATTTACGTTTTGACCACCCAGGGCAAGCTGATGAAAATCACCCGTGACGCGGAGCTTGAATGGGAGCATTTCGTGGATCGGGACGGGAAGACCCTTGCGGTAAAAGCCGGGGGGCAATCGGCGGTGGTGGCCTCGCACAAGGGAAGGTTCCACGTGATGAGCGCCGGTGGTGAGCGGGCGAGGATAGTGCACACTCAGGAGCCGGTGGCCTTCGCCCGGTTCGCGCCCCGCTCCGGTGGGTTTTTTGTGGCGGGCGCCTTGGGGTGGATAGGGTACTACAACTCGAAGTTCGACCCGGTGAGCGAGCTTTCGCTGGGCAGGACCATTTTCGACCTTAAAGTAAGCTCCAGGGGGGCGGGGGTGTACCTGGCGTTGAAAGAGGAGGGCTTCTGTTTTGTGGATATGGCCGAAAGCCAGTTGACCACTGTAAATCCGGGCTTCCAGGTAGTCCGCATAGGCGTTGATGAATCCGGCGCATTGATAGCCGCCGCTGGGTTCGATGGGGAGTTGACCGCGCTGAACCGGCAGGGTGAGTACTTGTGGAGCGCTAAATCCGCCCGGCCCGTGGTGTTTGTGGAGATGGCCCTGGACGGGTCGCGCATTGTTACCGTGACGGACAAAGGCGTTGTGTCCTGTTACGGAGCCGGTCATGGCGTGGCCGTGGCCGAGCCGGAGAAGCCGGAGCCTAAACCCGAGCTGAAAAAGGAACCCAGGCCCGCGCCCACCCCGAAAGAAAAAAAGCCCGGGGAAAACGATTTCGATTACCTGGAGCTGTGA
- a CDS encoding BrnT family toxin: MIFEWDRDKAKRNLKKHRVAFDEAVTVFYDGLSATFHDPDHSIDEQRFITVGYSNQSRLLVVSHTERGNAIRIISARPATALERRRHES, from the coding sequence ATGATCTTCGAGTGGGACAGGGACAAAGCGAAGAGAAATCTAAAAAAGCACCGTGTAGCGTTTGATGAAGCCGTGACAGTATTTTATGATGGATTGTCGGCGACTTTTCATGACCCGGACCACTCGATTGATGAGCAAAGGTTTATAACTGTCGGGTACTCAAATCAGAGCCGGTTACTGGTGGTTTCCCACACGGAGCGGGGTAACGCCATTCGTATAATAAGCGCTCGTCCCGCAACGGCGCTTGAAAGGAGACGGCATGAAAGCTAA
- the holB gene encoding DNA polymerase III subunit delta': protein MLSLSQIAGQEGAVKILQSALPPGEPASGYLFTGPEGVGKRTTALAFARALLCAENGKDACGHCASCKKAESGNHPDIIMLEPEIRDKKVKEEISIEHVRKLIYRLGFKPYESSRQVVIVEGAEMMNLPAANAFLKTLEEPPGRTVIILLAVNAFRLLPTILSRLQKARFNPLPFETAVELFMRKPGVTVEEAGRLAALTRGAPGMAEEESISALNRHRAYALSLVSSATSQGSTADGFKVAFELDKAADKATFDRTLESLLEIIKDLAAIKTTGGYDKVVNMDIVEELSRLAARLPLRKLFTAYEATLDISRARRLNVNPLLAAGLIHHEIKLR from the coding sequence ATGCTTTCGTTGTCGCAAATAGCCGGGCAGGAAGGGGCCGTAAAAATCCTCCAGTCCGCCTTGCCGCCTGGTGAACCAGCTTCGGGCTATCTTTTCACCGGCCCCGAGGGGGTTGGCAAACGCACAACCGCGCTGGCTTTCGCCCGGGCGTTATTGTGCGCGGAGAACGGGAAAGACGCCTGTGGCCATTGCGCCTCGTGCAAAAAAGCCGAAAGCGGCAACCATCCGGACATCATCATGCTGGAGCCGGAAATCCGCGATAAGAAGGTTAAGGAAGAGATTTCCATAGAGCATGTCCGCAAGCTTATCTACCGGCTTGGTTTCAAACCCTACGAATCTTCAAGGCAGGTGGTGATAGTGGAAGGGGCGGAAATGATGAACCTGCCAGCGGCCAACGCCTTTTTGAAAACGCTGGAGGAGCCGCCGGGAAGGACCGTGATAATACTGCTGGCCGTGAACGCTTTCAGGCTTCTTCCCACCATACTGTCCAGGCTCCAGAAGGCCCGGTTCAATCCATTGCCCTTCGAGACCGCCGTGGAGCTTTTCATGCGAAAGCCGGGTGTCACCGTAGAAGAGGCCGGGCGGCTGGCGGCGTTAACCCGGGGCGCGCCGGGCATGGCGGAGGAAGAAAGCATATCGGCGCTGAACCGCCACCGGGCCTATGCGCTGTCGCTGGTAAGCTCTGCCACCAGCCAAGGCTCCACCGCCGATGGGTTTAAAGTGGCTTTCGAGCTGGACAAGGCGGCGGACAAGGCCACTTTCGACAGGACGCTGGAAAGCCTGCTGGAGATAATAAAGGACCTGGCGGCGATAAAAACCACGGGCGGATATGATAAAGTTGTTAATATGGACATTGTGGAGGAACTGAGCCGTTTGGCGGCGCGTCTGCCGCTAAGAAAGCTTTTTACCGCTTACGAGGCCACGCTCGATATTTCCCGGGCACGGCGTCTAAACGTGAATCCGCTTCTGGCGGCCGGCCTCATTCATCATGAAATCAAACTGCGGTAA
- the folK gene encoding 2-amino-4-hydroxy-6-hydroxymethyldihydropteridine diphosphokinase codes for MSDRIILETLETECIIGIFDWERVNRQRVTVDLSLECDIRSAAHSDDIKDAVDYKSLSKDIITFVEASGYKLIETLAEQIARICLARGGVKKATVRVSKPGAVRSSKNVSIEITRPVAAGGVKVYFGIGANLEPDKNIEKALGLLRSRFNVTAVSSRYRSPAWGVKEPQPDYINLAVAAETGRDLFATRAELKLIEELCGRARNGDKFAPRSMDIDLIMYGDTIVNEPAVVIPHPHLLTQQFVYYPMMDIAPDAVVPGAGKPLREITPAYAQAELPIVPVS; via the coding sequence ATGAGCGACCGTATAATCCTGGAAACGCTGGAGACCGAGTGCATCATAGGCATTTTCGACTGGGAAAGGGTAAACCGCCAGCGGGTTACGGTGGACCTTTCGCTGGAATGCGACATCCGTTCAGCCGCCCACAGTGACGACATAAAAGACGCGGTGGATTACAAATCCCTCTCCAAAGATATTATCACCTTCGTCGAAGCCAGCGGCTATAAGCTTATCGAGACGCTGGCCGAACAGATAGCCCGGATATGCCTGGCCAGGGGCGGCGTGAAAAAAGCCACGGTGCGCGTATCCAAACCCGGAGCCGTGCGATCTTCGAAAAACGTTTCCATAGAAATAACCCGGCCTGTGGCGGCTGGAGGGGTTAAAGTGTATTTCGGGATAGGCGCAAACCTGGAGCCGGACAAGAACATCGAAAAAGCGCTGGGCCTGCTTCGCTCAAGGTTCAACGTAACGGCTGTGTCCTCGCGGTACCGCTCCCCTGCCTGGGGGGTGAAAGAGCCGCAACCGGATTACATAAACCTTGCCGTGGCCGCGGAGACCGGGCGGGACCTTTTCGCCACCCGGGCGGAGCTGAAACTTATCGAGGAGCTTTGCGGCAGGGCAAGAAACGGCGACAAGTTCGCGCCGCGAAGCATGGATATAGACCTGATCATGTATGGCGACACGATTGTGAACGAACCGGCGGTGGTTATCCCCCACCCCCACCTTTTAACCCAGCAATTCGTGTATTACCCCATGATGGACATCGCCCCGGACGCGGTTGTGCCCGGCGCCGGGAAACCGTTGCGGGAAATAACGCCCGCCTACGCCCAGGCGGAACTGCCTATAGTGCCTGTGAGTTGA
- a CDS encoding PAS domain S-box protein, protein MINLFPSLSPFLIVLVFAFIAYMWVVVVDVMSFPFVPIHILKDSTFVLFVTLLLYALIRQHEKALKVEQQEVEVLNRLYKIVINSNQMLIRSSTEQEMLQKTCEFIVKLGGYQMAWAFLLDDNGQIRISQCSSPSGECFTGFMGEMAKGCVSCPEAIAVSSGAPVICNSIISETRFPEWAVVSLKQGYKSVVCLPLRDNGNVLGAIALYSGAENVFNEKEMEILSELTGDLAFGVLTLKTRAGKMMAEESVMSVAKFPSENPNPVFRVNADGIVLYANTASGLMLGIWEGANRVALPEDYREAALSAYRARVNRELITEINDKSFSLVFVPFPEYAYINVYGRDITEYKQAIKTLKGESKYISSILDITAALIIAMDEKGRIITFNKACEKLTGYKSAELAGEKVWERLIPPEEISKAQMTMTALRETQKPSRYIGQWLTKDGDKRLISWSNTVVPATSERNAVIIGAGIDITEQAQAEKTTAYMLKLEKAIAEFSALFASGEEADIGKALEIIGRAVDANRSYIFSIRDGGSVMDNTHEWCKEGTEPQITNLRGIETSTLPWWMEKLNRGETIIIQDVESMPPEAMDEKKVLQAQDIKSLLVVPIAIRDGSLAGFLGFDDTEKTRMWSTEDARLLKVAAEIISGHLERQSVVERLKLLMVAVEQSSTAFVITDVDGKIVYGNCRVTEITGYNLEELIGQNPRILKSGHTTQSEYKRMWDTILTGRVWKGEFRNKKKNGELFWEAAIISPVRDSAGNISHFVAVKEDITKQKEAEEALLQSEKMASIGQLAAGVAHEINNPIGYVYSNIGSLERYVQDIFKVMDEYAGAEKALPKEELDRLEEVKRKARLEYVKSDIFDLMTESREGINRVKYIVQDLRDFSHTADTTWVLYDLHTGLNSTLNIVNNEIKYKAKVVKEYGDIPLVECMPMQLNQVFMNIIVNAAQAITENGLITIKTYMENEGVAVEIIDNGPGIPPEHLKRIFDPFFTTKPVGQGTGLGLSLAYSVVSKHDGHITVESEPDRGTRFKIWLPAVRKNNGT, encoded by the coding sequence ATGATCAATTTATTTCCCTCCCTGTCCCCCTTCCTTATAGTGCTGGTTTTCGCCTTCATAGCTTATATGTGGGTGGTGGTTGTTGATGTAATGTCTTTCCCGTTTGTTCCCATCCATATTTTAAAAGACTCCACCTTCGTTTTGTTCGTCACCCTGTTGCTTTACGCGTTGATCAGGCAACATGAAAAGGCCCTTAAAGTGGAGCAACAAGAGGTGGAGGTTTTAAACCGCCTTTACAAGATCGTCATAAACTCCAACCAGATGCTCATAAGATCCTCCACCGAGCAGGAGATGCTTCAAAAAACCTGCGAGTTCATCGTTAAGCTGGGCGGGTATCAAATGGCGTGGGCGTTTTTACTGGACGATAACGGGCAAATAAGGATTTCCCAATGTTCCAGCCCGTCGGGGGAATGTTTTACAGGTTTCATGGGCGAGATGGCCAAAGGGTGTGTTTCATGCCCGGAAGCGATAGCTGTCAGTTCCGGGGCGCCGGTGATATGCAACAGCATAATTTCCGAAACAAGGTTCCCGGAATGGGCCGTGGTGTCGCTTAAACAAGGTTACAAGTCCGTGGTGTGTCTGCCATTAAGGGACAACGGCAATGTGCTTGGGGCTATCGCCCTGTATTCCGGCGCGGAAAATGTTTTTAATGAAAAGGAGATGGAGATTCTTTCGGAGCTGACCGGGGATTTGGCGTTCGGAGTTTTAACCCTGAAAACCCGCGCCGGAAAGATGATGGCCGAAGAGTCCGTCATGAGTGTCGCCAAGTTCCCGTCGGAGAACCCGAATCCGGTTTTCCGCGTGAACGCGGACGGGATTGTGCTTTACGCCAACACCGCCAGCGGCCTTATGCTGGGGATATGGGAAGGCGCCAATCGGGTGGCGCTTCCGGAAGACTATAGGGAAGCCGCGCTATCGGCGTATAGGGCCCGGGTAAACCGGGAACTTATAACTGAAATAAATGATAAGAGTTTTTCCCTGGTTTTTGTTCCTTTCCCGGAATACGCATACATAAACGTATATGGGCGGGACATAACCGAATACAAACAGGCCATTAAAACGCTAAAGGGGGAGAGCAAATACATCTCCTCCATTCTGGACATCACCGCCGCGCTGATAATCGCCATGGACGAGAAGGGGCGGATAATCACTTTTAACAAGGCTTGCGAAAAGCTGACAGGGTATAAATCAGCGGAATTGGCCGGAGAAAAGGTTTGGGAACGGCTTATCCCGCCGGAAGAGATCTCCAAAGCCCAAATGACGATGACAGCCTTAAGGGAAACCCAGAAGCCTTCACGGTATATAGGGCAATGGCTCACCAAGGATGGGGATAAGCGGCTCATTTCATGGTCAAACACGGTTGTCCCAGCCACATCCGAGAGAAACGCCGTAATAATCGGAGCCGGAATAGACATTACCGAACAAGCCCAGGCCGAAAAGACCACAGCCTATATGCTAAAGCTGGAAAAAGCCATAGCCGAATTCTCGGCTTTATTCGCTTCCGGTGAAGAAGCGGACATTGGGAAAGCCCTGGAGATCATCGGCAGGGCGGTGGACGCCAACCGTTCCTACATATTCAGCATACGGGATGGGGGATCGGTTATGGACAATACCCATGAATGGTGCAAGGAGGGGACAGAGCCGCAGATAACCAACCTGAGGGGTATCGAGACTTCCACCCTTCCATGGTGGATGGAGAAGTTAAACAGAGGGGAAACCATAATAATACAGGATGTGGAGTCCATGCCGCCTGAGGCCATGGACGAGAAAAAGGTTTTACAAGCGCAGGACATAAAGTCGTTGCTCGTGGTGCCTATAGCCATAAGGGACGGCTCGCTGGCCGGTTTCCTGGGTTTTGACGACACGGAAAAGACAAGAATGTGGTCCACCGAGGACGCGCGCTTATTGAAAGTGGCCGCGGAGATAATATCGGGGCATCTGGAGCGCCAAAGCGTCGTGGAGCGGCTGAAACTGCTCATGGTGGCGGTGGAGCAGAGCAGTACCGCGTTTGTTATAACAGATGTGGACGGGAAAATTGTTTACGGAAACTGCAGGGTGACCGAGATAACGGGTTATAACCTTGAGGAGCTGATAGGCCAGAATCCAAGGATACTCAAGTCCGGCCATACCACCCAGTCCGAATATAAGCGAATGTGGGACACCATATTGACCGGCCGGGTGTGGAAGGGGGAATTCAGGAACAAAAAGAAAAACGGAGAGCTTTTCTGGGAGGCGGCCATCATATCGCCGGTGCGTGACAGTGCGGGGAACATATCCCATTTCGTCGCTGTCAAGGAAGACATTACAAAGCAAAAAGAAGCCGAAGAAGCCCTGCTACAATCCGAAAAGATGGCGTCTATCGGCCAGCTTGCGGCTGGCGTGGCCCATGAAATAAACAACCCCATCGGGTATGTATATTCGAATATAGGCTCGCTGGAGAGGTACGTTCAGGACATTTTCAAGGTGATGGACGAATACGCCGGCGCCGAAAAAGCGCTTCCCAAGGAGGAGTTGGACCGGCTAGAGGAGGTAAAACGCAAGGCGCGGCTGGAATATGTAAAGAGCGACATTTTCGATTTGATGACCGAATCGCGGGAGGGCATAAACCGCGTCAAATATATTGTTCAGGACCTGCGGGATTTCTCCCACACGGCGGACACCACCTGGGTGTTGTACGACCTGCACACCGGGCTCAACAGCACACTGAACATCGTGAATAACGAGATAAAGTACAAGGCGAAGGTGGTAAAGGAATACGGCGACATACCCTTGGTGGAATGCATGCCGATGCAGTTGAACCAGGTGTTCATGAACATTATCGTAAACGCCGCCCAGGCCATTACCGAGAACGGTTTGATAACCATCAAGACGTATATGGAAAACGAAGGCGTGGCGGTGGAAATAATAGACAACGGCCCCGGCATACCCCCGGAGCATTTAAAAAGGATATTCGACCCGTTCTTCACCACCAAGCCGGTGGGGCAGGGCACCGGGCTTGGCCTTTCGCTGGCCTATAGCGTGGTGAGCAAGCATGATGGGCATATCACCGTGGAAAGCGAGCCGGACAGGGGGACCAGGTTCAAGATTTGGCTTCCCGCGGTCAGGAAGAATAATGGTACCTGA
- a CDS encoding dTMP kinase: protein MTGVFITFEGIEGSGKSTQINLLADRLRADGWQVVVTREPGGTPAGQALRKILLDPATGSLDSLTELLLFSAARRELVSKIIAPAVSAGQIVLCDRFADSTVAYQGYGRGMDISSIKSITQMVCGDAWPDKTIILDLPVEDGLKRASARFAVEGHAEARFEYEGVKFHIRVREGFQKIAQAEPERVTLIGATGDVEDVALSVYESVKRILPARNA, encoded by the coding sequence ATGACAGGCGTTTTCATAACCTTCGAAGGAATCGAGGGAAGCGGTAAAAGCACCCAGATAAACCTTCTGGCCGACAGGCTTCGGGCCGATGGCTGGCAGGTGGTTGTCACCCGTGAGCCCGGCGGCACCCCTGCGGGTCAGGCATTACGGAAAATCCTGCTGGATCCGGCCACGGGATCGCTTGATTCACTTACCGAACTGTTGCTTTTCTCCGCCGCCCGGCGGGAACTGGTATCCAAAATCATAGCCCCGGCGGTTTCGGCGGGGCAAATCGTATTGTGCGACAGGTTTGCGGACTCCACCGTGGCCTATCAGGGATACGGAAGGGGGATGGACATATCGTCGATCAAATCCATCACACAAATGGTTTGCGGCGATGCTTGGCCGGACAAGACCATTATTCTTGACCTGCCGGTGGAGGATGGTTTGAAACGGGCCTCGGCGCGGTTCGCGGTGGAAGGCCATGCCGAAGCCAGGTTTGAGTACGAAGGGGTTAAATTCCATATCCGGGTGCGCGAGGGATTCCAGAAAATCGCCCAGGCCGAGCCGGAAAGGGTAACGCTGATAGGCGCCACAGGAGACGTAGAGGATGTGGCATTGAGCGTTTATGAAAGTGTAAAGCGAATCCTCCCCGCAAGGAACGCCTGA
- a CDS encoding AAA family ATPase translates to MSEQELATELKLLIRSRFPIIYLLTHEEERAEKLIASIAAELNKKTSFWSITSDDGSAQPAKKATDALDTALASTESSIITLRDFHHYMENDQVIRKLRDLAREFSRSQKTLVILSPTLKTPPELEKDITIIDMPMPGRADIRGVLEEALAFAARNPKLSVSLTEDDKDAVVSAAMGLTLTEARRIFSKCLLTDHSFDSRDIQLILFEKKQLIRKSGTLEYFDTSENMNSVGGLDYLKKWLVDRKSSFTKRARDYGLPMPKGLLLLGVQGCGKSLAAKAVANLWSQPLLRLDMGRIFSSYIGSSEENIRKAIATAESLSPVILWIDEIEKGFSGIKSSGATDAGVTARIFGTFLTWMQEKKRPVFVIATANSIEDLPPELLRKGRFDEIFFIDLPGDSERGQIFNIHIEKRKRKVDGFDIGNLVAKSKGYSGAEIEMAIVEAMHTAFAENREFISADISHAMELTVPLSRTMAENIEALRQWAQHRARPASAKNP, encoded by the coding sequence ATGTCCGAGCAGGAGCTTGCAACCGAACTGAAACTGTTGATCCGCTCCCGGTTTCCGATAATTTACCTGCTTACCCACGAGGAGGAGCGGGCGGAAAAACTGATTGCCTCCATCGCCGCCGAGTTGAACAAAAAAACGTCATTCTGGTCCATCACCAGCGACGACGGCTCCGCCCAGCCCGCAAAAAAAGCCACCGATGCGCTGGATACGGCCCTGGCCTCCACCGAGTCTTCCATAATCACCCTGCGAGATTTCCATCATTACATGGAGAACGACCAGGTGATTAGAAAATTGAGGGACCTGGCGCGAGAGTTCTCCCGGTCGCAAAAAACCCTGGTGATCCTCTCCCCAACGCTGAAGACCCCGCCGGAACTGGAGAAAGACATAACGATAATTGATATGCCCATGCCCGGCCGGGCGGACATCCGCGGCGTGCTGGAGGAGGCGCTGGCGTTCGCCGCCCGCAACCCGAAACTTTCCGTGTCCCTCACCGAAGACGATAAGGACGCGGTGGTGAGCGCCGCAATGGGGCTTACGTTGACGGAGGCCCGCCGGATTTTCTCCAAATGCCTGCTTACAGACCATTCGTTCGATTCCCGGGACATACAGCTTATCCTCTTCGAGAAAAAACAGCTTATACGCAAATCCGGAACGCTGGAGTATTTCGACACCTCCGAAAACATGAACAGCGTTGGCGGGCTGGATTATTTAAAGAAATGGCTGGTGGACCGTAAATCGTCGTTCACCAAACGGGCGCGGGACTATGGCCTGCCCATGCCCAAGGGGCTTTTATTGCTGGGCGTGCAGGGATGCGGAAAAAGCCTCGCCGCCAAGGCCGTGGCCAACCTGTGGAGCCAGCCGCTATTAAGGCTGGACATGGGGCGCATATTCTCGTCTTACATAGGCTCGTCTGAAGAGAACATCCGCAAGGCCATCGCCACCGCCGAATCGCTTTCGCCGGTGATCCTTTGGATAGATGAAATAGAAAAGGGTTTCTCCGGCATCAAATCCTCCGGCGCCACAGACGCGGGGGTTACGGCTCGCATATTCGGCACGTTCCTCACGTGGATGCAGGAGAAGAAACGGCCGGTTTTCGTAATCGCCACCGCCAACTCCATAGAAGACCTGCCGCCGGAACTGTTGAGGAAAGGCAGGTTCGACGAGATATTTTTTATAGACCTGCCGGGGGACAGCGAACGGGGCCAGATATTCAATATCCACATTGAAAAACGCAAACGCAAGGTGGACGGATTCGACATCGGCAATCTCGTAGCAAAATCCAAAGGTTATTCCGGCGCCGAGATAGAAATGGCCATAGTGGAGGCGATGCACACGGCCTTCGCCGAAAACCGCGAATTTATAAGCGCCGACATAAGCCACGCCATGGAGCTTACGGTGCCCCTGTCCAGGACCATGGCGGAGAACATAGAGGCCCTAAGGCAATGGGCCCAGCACAGGGCCCGGCCCGCCTCGGCGAAAAACCCATGA